tTGGTATAAAATAggagataaaaattaaaataataataaaattttaatttaatttgcataaaagataaaattaaaattaattaattaaaatgagaatattttatgtataaaatattattaaaattttagtctttatatctaaaaattttagtcttttGTATTCTTATTTTTTGGAAGTAcaaaaatactgaaattttaaaaataaaaataaaaaatttaatattagtCTCTGAATTAACAAATATAATACTGATTTAgtcacacaaaaaaaaatatgatactGATTTCTCAGTTTCCAATTTCTATTTCAATATCTCAAAACAAAAACTATTAAGATCCAACCTAAAAGATCAACAACTAATCTCATCTGTTGTGAATCCAGAATTTATTTAAAGGTTAACAAACTCAAACTGGTTACAATTAGCCTAATCTAAAATAGCAAAAAAACAATTAGGACTTAGGTCCcaaatttttaccaaaaaaaaagagcaaaaaaacaattaatttattaagaCTAATTTCttaaatataactttttatagcaattatgtttgataaattaaaataaacatgatttttaataaacacaaattacaaaaaaattgttgtttgataaaattattttcaatattaaaatagttttaataaacataaaaatataaacatcttactttaaaaaattaatttatttatatttattatatttaagtATCTCTGTTGAAAAAACTTTACCCAACTAGAACTTAAGCAATTTTAATACTGTTTTACACCAACAAAAactgaaatatatatatatattgttagaaCCTATAAACGCTTTTTTCCCGAAATGAAGCCAAACACACCTTAGCAGAAGCAGCGAACATCGGCTTTAATGGCGGATGCAGCAGAGTCCCATGGCGGCGGAAACGAACCCCAGCGAGTGCTGGAGTTCTACAGTGGAATCGGCGGCATGGTAACTAACGCTCCCTTCCCCCCTCCTCCCATAAAAACCTATAATCCTCTTTTCATTGAATTCAAATGCTTTGTTTCTGTTAGAGGTACTCTCTGATGCGAGCAGGGGTGAAAGCTCAAGTGGTTGAAGCATTTGAAATCAACTAATTTCGGTCATCGTCCTTTTCAGGTTTTTTGCTTTTTGTGCTTCTGCGTAGTTCTAGTTAATGAATTCTTTCAGTTAATGAATTCTGGTACAGTAATTAAAGTTTCGTGCTTGTGCATAGTTCTAGTTAGTTCAGTGTCTCCAGGTTATTCACACTTAGTAATAGTTAGGTTTTAGTATAGTATGCTATGTTATGTAATCGCTTTAAGTTCAAAATTAATGGGATTTATTTGTAGATTATGAGGTTTTAGTGTTATTCTTCATTTAGATGAAATGGCTTGTCTTCTCGTCATTCAATGTTCGGATTTTGACTTTTGCTATTGTTTTCGATACTACATGAATTTGGATACTTAGCTACAGAGACATATAGCCGAGATAAAAATATTGTGCTGCTGATCTTGGTTTTGTTTATGTTTCTTTGCTTAGGGAAGTATTCAATGCTTGACTGCGGCTGATCTCGACGGCTATGGCGCAGATGCATGGCTTCTTTCTCCTCCCTGCCAACCTTACACGCGGCAAGGTGAACCTTTTTTTTgttccttctcttcttcctaTTTTGTGGGTTACTTTATCCTATTTTAGCCAAACTTGCTCAATGATCTTGTGTTAGGTCTCCAGAAGGACACTGGTGATGCTCGggcattttcttttcttcagaTTCTTGAGCTTATGCCATTCTTATTGAAGCCTCCAAGCATGTTATTCGTAGAAAATGTTGTTGGCTTCGAGGTTTGTCAACTTGGATTAACTCATAAGTACAAGTCTTGTTTCATTAATGCTTTTCTCTATTCACTTCCTTTTTCTTTGTATTCGTGTTGCATACAGACATCTGACACACATGCAAAACTGATTGAAATATTGGACAGAACAAATTTTGTTACACAGGAGTTCATTTTGAGCCCACTACAGTTTGGAATCCCATATTCTAGGCCTCGATATTTTTGTCTGGTAGGGTATTGTGGTCCTTGGTGTATGCTTTCTTTATCTTAAATGagaattttaaaagattttggtTGTATTCTTATGTCATCACGGAAACAGCTGGAACTATCCTATATGCTTTGGGATACGATCATCTGATTGTTATCTAATTGTTTCAGGCTAAGAGAAAGCCCTACTCTTTTGTTAATGAAATTTGGAACAGACAACTGATTCAATCTCCAAGACCATTATATGAGCATTTTGATACAGCGTTTATTGAAGATGATTTATTACAAGAGGACAGGAATAAGTTGTTGCAGTCATGTCAGCCTATTGAAAGTTTTCTTGAGTTAAAGAATCCTAGCAATAATATTGAGGCTGAATCTGCAACTTTGGGCAAAGGTGACGATAATGTCTGTGACTCTTTACAGCAGTATTATGTTCCCCTGAGTTTGGTTGAGCGGTGGGGAAGTGCTATGGGTATCCACCCTTACATTAATTATTGCAGTATATTCAAATCAGcgtattataatattttttttgtttggggggggggggggggggggtgggTGCGCTTAGTATTAACAGTATTATTTTCTGAACTCTTGTTTCCTTAAAAGAGCCTAGATGTTGTCTATCCTGATTCAAAGCACTGCTGCTGTTTTACAAAAAGTTATTACAGATATGTGAAGGGAACTGGATCCCTTTTGGCGACTGTTCAGGTAGGATTTCTAGTCGGTAGAAATCTTGTTTGATGTGTTGTTTAATGTATTCTCATAACAATGTAATTCATGTTATTGCTTTTCAAGCACTATAATGCTGTTTGTGCTTTACAATCATCATTATATCTAACATTTTTGGTAGCTATTCATAGTTGATGGACTAAATTGTTGATACAATCTTTGGGATTACTAGCAGTCTACCACATTGGGTACCTATGAAACTGTTCTCACTCTTTGATGTCCTCCATTTTGTACATTTAGCCAAAGAAGAGGGACAAAGCATCATTGAAGGAGCAGTGCCTTAGATATTTTACCCCTAGAGAGGTGGGTGATTTCTTTATATCCCATTATTCTATAGCTTCTATTTTGGTACTTAGCATTATTATATAGAATGCCATGCATTCGTAAAATTGTATTGTATTCATTTCAGTGCATATAACTAATCTACAAGGTACTTCTTGTCGTCCCATGACTAGGTTGCAAACATTCATTCGTTTCCTGAAGATTTCAAGTTTCCAGATCACATTAGTCTCAAACAACGGTATGCCATTTACTATTTCATACCTTAGCGTCAATTCCATGTAGAAACATCCATTGAATGTAGTTATTGCTGTCTAGAATTTGAGTTCAATATTACCTGCTTTTCATGACCCAAGGTCAGATAAGTGTCCATATTGGCATGCTTAATTCTATTGATTTTGTTTATCTTATCAATCTTACTTTCTTTTGCAGGTATGCTTTGCTAGGAAACAGTTTAAGCATAGCAGTTGTTGCTCCCTTACTTCAGTATCTTTTCGCCAATCCGTAGTGATTTTCGGTCACATTCATATGATTCATTCACTAGTAGCTGATATTTTCGAATCATGCCATTGCCTCCTACAATTTTTTGCAATGACAATCGGAGATCCTGCAACTGGTTCATTTCCCCGAAAACCACATTCAATCATGTGATCGTAGTTATCAATACTGACCCTAGGTGGTTGTGAAATGTAATCGGAATTTGAAAGGGATTAGAAATGTTATATTCAAGCATGTTGTGAAGAAGAAAGGATAGGATATTGTGAACTGCTTGCTTACGTGGCAAACTTATTCCTTTATTTGCATTATTGATTAGAATTGATAGCAAATGATCACAAACCACAAGAAATTACTCGCGTTAATTGCAGGGTCATGATCAGTTTTCGTCATGCTTCCAGTTCTTTACATGATTGAATTTAATTATAACAGTAGTATTCTTTTGGTATAACAGCCTCAGAAAGCTAGCTATCTAAGGCTTTCATTGGAATCTTTGGTCCTATTATAGCAAGCAATTATGAGTAATCCTAAGGCAATTTTCATTCTCAAAAACAATCTTTTCTAGTTTCGCTGATCAAACAAtgaaaataagtaaataacttCTTAACAACCTTGAAAAGCACACTTCAAACCCCATTAACCAGCTTCCAAAAATTTAACCTTGCCAAGAGATGAAGCCAACTCAGTACGCTAATGAATAATATGACTATGCTTCTGATCAAATTCTCAACAAATCAGTCCAACGGGTTCATATATTTGTTTAGACTTAGAAGTGTATAAATAATATACACGAAAAATCGCTAATAACATCAATCCAAAACAGAACTCACAAGGGTATAACTTGATCATTACAGTAGTTAGTCATATGCTGGAACACAGGAAATTCACGCATATACCATTGTACTCGACCCCTAAATGCTATTCATGTATCAAAATCATCAAGCGACTTATTGAACTCTTGAAGCCACCGCATATTAACAAGACACCGCTGATAGAAGAATTCCTCATTCATTCATGCATAATAATAGTACGACGTAGAAGGATATAAATTTAGCATTCAAAAGTAGGCATCACTAGGTAAGTCCAGATATGATAAAACATTATTGTTAATATGGACATAATAAAAATACTGACAAGTGCTTAAACACAACAGATATCAATTAGTGACTAAACTATGATCTACACGAACATCATCAACTCTGGTCTGCTGTACACATTGTTCTGCTCATCCTCCAAGATGGGGTATGCAGCTACAAGAGCATCCTGAGCTCCGATGTACAGTGAATTATAGATCTTCCAATACACTTCCCTAACCTTTCTTGCTGGGTGGAACAGCCCTTGGAGGCAGTAGTTGAGAATAACGGCAGCACCCAAGGCTACCCTCATCCCTTCGATGGCTTCCATCACAGCGTTGATCACGTGTGGAGAGGTTTCGAAAATGTTTGGCCAGACATAGTTCAGCAAATGGACTAGAGCATCCTCACAACCCAATCCAGCTACTCCCAGCGCCATGTGCTTCACAGCAGAAGCCGCCGTCTGCCTATGAACCAAATCTCTGTCCATGAGAGCATCCTCAAGCAATGGAGTCACAGCATAGATGTAGTCCTTTCCCATTTCACCAATGTATTCAAAGAGGAAAGAGAGTGACTTGAGAACACCATTTTGCACATTGAGCTCTGGCACACGGTACTCATTCATCAAAGCAGGTAACACAGTGAAAGGCGAGCACGTCTCTGCAACTATTGCAATTGCTACAGTAGTGCAGACACGGTTCTGCCTCTCCTGCACCTTGAGGTTATTCAGAAGAGTTGCCAAGACATCCTGTGGACCAATGGCTTTTGCAATATAACCAAAAGTGTTCACAGTCGCCCTTCGAATTCCCTTCTTGTGTGCCTTCAGCATCTCAAGAAGCTCAAAACAGATCCTCATCCATTCTCTAGCTGGCACAAACTCTGCACCACGGTCAGCAATTCTCCCCACAAGATCAATACAATTTTCCTGCACTTTCTCATGCCTATTCTTCAAAATTGGTGTCAACCTGGGAAGCAAATCTTTGATAGGTGGAGTCATCTTCGTCATACCAATAACATTGACAATTGACTTGAGAGCTCCCAAAATTGACCCAAGAACTTCGGGATATTCCTCTCCCAAATATTCATACAACACAACACCAAGATGGCCCATCAGTTGTTCCTCATGGCACTGCTTCATAACAACAGCAATCCTTGAAATAAGGTCTGCTGCTTGCTGTCTCACCTTTGCACTCTTGTTGTTTAAACGCCATTTGATGGTACCACAAATCTGAGGAAGATAAGGTTTCACTCTCTGCCCAAGGGAGTTCACAACAGCACCAAACCCATTAAGCATCACATTAGCATCATCACTGGTCTGCTCTTGGAATGCATATAGAATACCATCAATGAGAAGCTCTTCTAACCTTGCATCTATATCAGATGATCCCAAGTTCGTGACCACCTTCTCAATAGTCTCCATAACCATTCGCCTGTAAGGTTCACTCTCATCTTAAGATCCTCAACTATCCTTCCAACAATATCAGCAACACCAACTTTATAGCAATCTCTACAGTAGTCTCGACAAGTTGCTTATAATTTCTTCTATCCAGAGCCATCCTCCTAACCCAGAAATTCCTGAAAAACTCAGGGAGGATATCATTTCTAATATAATCCGCCTCCACACCCTCGGTGCTCACACATTGCTTCACCACTTTCAGAACAATTTTCTTCATTTCCTCATCAGGTGACTGGAATTCACGAATCAGAATAAGCATCACTTCCTTAGTATAGTAACTGGCATATAGAGCTTCCATCAATGGAATGATAAAACCAATGGCCTTCAAAAATGCAGCCAACACCTTACCACGGTGTTGCCTGATACCCTTCCATAGTGGCTTCAACACAGAGTCAAAACTTTCAATACCATAAGGAGCTGCAGCCTCTGCAAGAGCAGCAAGAGACAAAGCAGTGATGGTTCTCACTTTCTGATTCTCATCATTCAGACCATGCTCAATAATTTCCACAAGGGATCTCAAATGTGGCAAAACTGCACAACCAATTAAAATAGCAATCTGTTGAACAATCTTAATCCCCGTGTGCCGAGCCTGCCATGATTTCTTACTTTGACAGACAGCCTTCAAAAAGGGCAAGAGCGCAGGAATACCAAGAGCTGAAGCAACAACACTAAAAGCCCTAGCAGTAGTGTTCCTAACATATTCATCGATGTTATCAATATCAGGTCGCATGGCTGCAATCATAGTGGCCAAACCAGCAGCCTTACTAAGGTTAGAGATGATTTCTCTCCCCTCCACACGGGCATAGTAGTCttcatcaatcaacaaaggtTCAATCACAACAAGAATCTTATGCACATAAGGGCGAACCAATTCATCCAATTTATACAAAACCCTATCAATTACCTTAACCAACAAGTGCCTCTCTTGGTCCTCCAGTGTAGGTTGCATGAGCAGGGGCAAAATCCTGTTAAACAACGGCCCAGCACCAAACTCACGAGCCTTATCAGTGAGCTGTCTTAGAGCTGTTTTCCTTTGAGGGGGCGTTCCATTCTTCACCTTGAGCAGAAGTTTCATGATCTTCCTCTCTTTCTGCTCATCAGGTGACAACtcctcttcattttcttcattCAACAAAGCACCAAAATACTGGTAATCCTCGGGTTTCATGAATGGCAACCCACCAGGTGCTTCCTTAGGAACATCAAACTGCTGACCACGGTTCTCCTCAGGGATCTGATAAAGAGGAGTCCCCATCGGAGTAGGCGTCGCAAGAAGCTTCCTCGCAGGGGTCCTAATAGGCACATATGAAGCAGGTGGctccaaaatcttatatccTTCTTGAGGAAACATGGCATCAAGCTCCTCATCAGTCAAAGGCCTATTCCTCTCCTCAATATCCCTCTCCCACCTCAACAAATTATACTGCTCCGGGGTCACAGAGCCACGCAATTGCCCGGGGGTTGGAGTGGCCAGTCCAAACCCACCAGCAGGGGTCACACCAGGGGTATAAGCAGCCGCAGGAGTAGCACCGGGCAAAGGGGTTGCGCTGCCCATAGTAGCAGGAGTTTCATCCCACCTAGAACCCTGCCTCTTCGGGGTTGGGGTAGCCATGCCAGAGAGCTTAGGGGTAGCATCCCAAGTCATCCCAGCAGGCGTAGCACCAGGGGTAACACCACCAGCAGGTGTTGCATCTGAGTCCACCAACCTCCCAGGCGTAGGAGTCTCATCCCATCTGTTCCTCCTTCCTGGAGTCGCGTCAGTCACCCTCCCCGGGGTAGGGGTGGCATCCCACCTCCCCGGAGTTGTGTCCGGCATATCCCAATCCGAGGTTTTCGACTTCTTTGCAGCACCACCCTCATCTTGTGACTGGTCCCACCTGTTTCTCCGCTTCTGCTGTTgctgttgctgctgctgctgctgcgcCGGTGCAGCCTGTGGTGGCGCTGCCTTAGCagcctcctcctcttccttcttcttcttagCAATGGCCTTCAAGGTCTCCTCCTTCTCCCTCTTCAGCGCCTGCTCCCTCATGACATCAGCGTAGGTCCTGACGGAGGGGTCCGGTGTCTTCTCGCCAGCAGAGAAGGGATCGTGGCGCTCCGGCGAGATGACCTGCTTGAGCCTCCTTTGGTGGTACTCACCCTCCCTGTCGATAATCTTCTGCGGCTTCCTGAACCCCAATCCGGCGTCGCTGTCATCACCACCGGGCATCTCCTTGAGCAGAGATTTGGGGGCAGTATAGGAGGCAACCTTGCGGGCAACCTCGTTATCCATGGCATCGACATTCTCTTCATCTTCGTTGGCAGGGATTGAGGTGAGGTAGGAGCCCTTGTCGGAACCGCCATAGAGGTCAGTGTCGAAGGTGAGAGAAGTGAGGGATGCGAGTTGCTGCTCCGTCTTCTTGCGCTCTTCCTGCGTCTTTGCAATCTCCTGATCCAAAGACGCCATTTTCGTTGCGTTTCTGATGCTTCTTAATTGATATTAGCGTAAACCCTAGGGAGACTGAAGATTAGGGTTTGAAAGTGTGAGAGAGTGACGAAGAAAGCGAAAACGAAGTTCTGAGAAGCGAGAAGAAATGAAAGAGAATCAAAGATgaaatttctacaaaaataaaaattctttgCGAAATAACCGACTCTCAATGTCGGTTTTTGGATGTCATTTATGGGCCTGAACCATGACTTTTCAGGCCCAAAACAACAGTTTGGTTCTAAGTCTGAATTATACCTAATGACCCAAAGAGAAAGTTTGATACCTGGAGGGAAATTAATGGGCGCAAGCTGGGAAAAGGTGGCGGCGATGGGAGGCTCCTCCCTCAATTCTTGACGGCGATCTTCTTCAGGACTGCTCCGGACTCTGGTGAAGGG
This sequence is a window from Arachis stenosperma cultivar V10309 chromosome 10, arast.V10309.gnm1.PFL2, whole genome shotgun sequence. Protein-coding genes within it:
- the LOC130954861 gene encoding LOW QUALITY PROTEIN: tRNA (cytosine(38)-C(5))-methyltransferase 2-like (The sequence of the model RefSeq protein was modified relative to this genomic sequence to represent the inferred CDS: inserted 2 bases in 1 codon) gives rise to the protein MADAAESHGGGNEPQRVLEFYSGIGGMRYSLMRAGVKAQVVEAFEINXNFGHRPFQGSIQCLTAADLDGYGADAWLLSPPCQPYTRQGLQKDTGDARAFSFLQILELMPFLLKPPSMLFVENVVGFETSDTHAKLIEILDRTNFVTQEFILSPLQFGIPYSRPRYFCLAKRKPYSFVNEIWNRQLIQSPRPLYEHFDTAFIEDDLLQEDRNKLLQSCQPIESFLELKNPSNNIEAESATLGKGDDNVCDSLQQYYVPLSLVERWGSAMDVVYPDSKHCCCFTKSYYRYVKGTGSLLATVQPKKRDKASLKEQCLRYFTPREVANIHSFPEDFKFPDHISLKQRYALLGNSLSIAVVAPLLQYLFANP
- the LOC130954856 gene encoding LOW QUALITY PROTEIN: uncharacterized protein LOC130954856 (The sequence of the model RefSeq protein was modified relative to this genomic sequence to represent the inferred CDS: inserted 2 bases in 2 codons) gives rise to the protein MASLDQEIAKTQEERKKTEQQLASLTSLTFDTDLYGGSDKGSYLTSIPANEDEENVDAMDNEVARKVASYTAPKSLLKEMPGGDDSDAGLGFRKPQKIIDREGEYHQRRLKQVISPERHDPFSAGEKTPDPSVRTYADVMREQALKREKEETLKAIAKKKKEEEEAAKAAPPQAAPAQQQQQQQQQQKRRNRWDQSQDEGGAAKKSKTSDWDMPDTTPGRWDATPTPGRVTDATPGRRNRWDETPTPGRLVDSDATPAGGVTPGATPAGMTWDATPKLSGMATPTPKRQGSRWDETPATMGSATPLPGATPAAAYTPGVTPAGGFGLATPTPGQLRGSVTPEQYNLLRWERDIEERNRPLTDEELDAMFPQEGYKILEPPASYVPIRTPARKLLATPTPMGTPLYQIPEENRGQQFDVPKEAPGGLPFMKPEDYQYFGALLNEENEEELSPDEQKERKIMKLLLKVKNGTPPQRKTALRQLTDKAREFGAGPLFNRILPLLMQPTLEDQERHLLVKVIDRVLYKLDELVRPYVHKILVVIEPLLIDEDYYARVEGREIISNLSKAAGLATMIAAMRPDIDNIDEYVRNTTARAFSVVASALGIPALLPFLKAVCQSKKSWQARHTGIKIVQQIAILIGCAVLPHLRSLVEIIEHGLNDENQKVRTITALSLAALAEAAAPYGIESFDSVLKPLWKGIRQHRGKVLAAFLKAIGFIIPLMEALYASYYTKEVMLILIREFQSPDEEMKKIVLKVVKQCVSTEGVEADYIRNDILPEFFRNFWVRRMALDRRNYKQLVETTVEIAXKVGVADIVGRIVEDLXDESEPYRRMVMETIEKVVTNLGSSDIDARLEELLIDGILYAFQEQTSDDANVMLNGFGAVVNSLGQRVKPYLPQICGTIKWRLNNKSAKVRQQAADLISRIAVVMKQCHEEQLMGHLGVVLYEYLGEEYPEVLGSILGALKSIVNVIGMTKMTPPIKDLLPRLTPILKNRHEKVQENCIDLVGRIADRGAEFVPAREWMRICFELLEMLKAHKKGIRRATVNTFGYIAKAIGPQDVLATLLNNLKVQERQNRVCTTVAIAIVAETCSPFTVLPALMNEYRVPELNVQNGVLKSLSFLFEYIGEMGKDYIYAVTPLLEDALMDRDLVHRQTAASAVKHMALGVAGLGCEDALVHLLNYVWPNIFETSPHVINAVMEAIEGMRVALGAAVILNYCLQGLFHPARKVREVYWKIYNSLYIGAQDALVAAYPILEDEQNNVYSRPELMMFV